One part of the Arabidopsis thaliana chromosome 1 sequence genome encodes these proteins:
- a CDS encoding Regulator of Vps4 activity in the MVB pathway protein (Regulator of Vps4 activity in the MVB pathway protein; FUNCTIONS IN: molecular_function unknown; INVOLVED IN: biological_process unknown; LOCATED IN: mitochondrion; CONTAINS InterPro DOMAIN/s: Protein of unknown function DUF292, eukaryotic (InterPro:IPR005061); BEST Arabidopsis thaliana protein match is: Regulator of Vps4 activity in the MVB pathway protein (TAIR:AT2G14830.1); Has 11301 Blast hits to 8001 proteins in 660 species: Archae - 97; Bacteria - 956; Metazoa - 3829; Fungi - 697; Plants - 524; Viruses - 57; Other Eukaryotes - 5141 (source: NCBI BLink).) yields the protein MFGFSFSRRRKSNAFTWKVLKQLQSRLMLLKSQKYAKSRHLRADIVDFIRSNDSKSALFRTEQLLLVENAITIYGFLLKFTDFILLRFSPSKKHSCLLVNDDTSEAVSSLIFASVKCREIPELLIISELVGQRYGQRYVTTAIQVPPGNLVNTEIKEKLKSTSVVSETDKCRVMEEIAKESGYRLEILGLGYKSEIDNEVFDLEEKNVMDESLHEVYKFCLTDVDERSKKETSMKDDYIEHKKSTRLLAENAKKSGHSLEILRPESKPETEKEVNEEEEKRVMDPDVDISCYEESPHEVYKFSLTDFEEEIMEDDYREDMKCRMLDDIVKNSGHRVEISRPEYYKPEIEKQVYEKEEKKVMDPDIYIRSYEESPNEVYKFSLTDLEEEIMENDSIEGVKCRMLDEIMKKSGHHLKISRPEYKPEIEKQVYEEEEKKVMDPDVDIRCYEESPHEVSKFSLTDFEEEIMEDDYIEALKCRMLDDILKKSGHRLEISRRQYNKPEIEIQVNEKEEKKVINTDMDIRYDDESPEEVETYSSLTDDEEERSKEDTSMEDVNHKHEVYKFSLTDIKEERSNEDTSMEDCCIEEAQVGKDQRVFRFRESSEEKRKSSSSPLSPLTEFRDMESLTYYMRQKGMHRRRRRSSTSPHCCHNVVYNEFKVTKEEEEEERQRLTTKRVHSKLHEYEQFLTQFKKKKEEENERRRLSPKDFEPTLPDYDQVITRFRVLEKEEEERRRLATKHVHPKLPDYDQIATKFKLLKEVEKERRRLLTKHSSS from the exons atgtttggtttctcGTTCTCTCGACGGAGAAAATCAAACGCTTTCACATGGAAAGTTTTGAAACAGCTTCAATCTCGCCTTATGCTACTCAAGTCCCAGAAGTACGCAAAATCTAGACACCTACGTGCTGATATTGTTGACTTCATCCGAAGCAACGACTCCAAGAGTGCACTCTTCCGAACCGAACAGCTCTTGCTCGTCGAAAACGCGATTACAATCTACGGTTTTTTGCTCAAGTTCACTGATTTCATCCTCCTCCGCTTCTCCCCCAGTAAAAAACACAGTTGTTTATTGGTTAATGATGATACTTCCGAAGCAGTTTCGAGTCTGATTTTTGCATCGGTCAAGTGTAGAGAAATACCTGAACTGCTAATTATTAGCGAGCTGGTTGGTCAACGTTATGGTCAACGTTATGTAACAACTGCTATTCAGGTCCCTCCCGGGAATCTTGTAAACACTGAGATCAAAGAGAAATTGAAGTCAACTTCAGTAGTATCCGAAACTGATAAGTGTAGAGTAATGGAGGAGATAGCCAAGGAGTCGGGTTACCGTTTAGAAATTCTAGGGCTGGGATATAAATCTGAGATTGACAACGAG GTTTTTGACTTGGAAGAAAAGAACGTAATGGATGAGTCACTACACGAGGTGTATAAATTTTGCCTCACCGATGTTGATgagagaagcaagaaagagACATCAATGAAAGATGATTACATAGAACATAAGAAGTCTACTAGATTGTTGGCTGAAAATGCGAAGAAGTCCGGTCACAGTTTAGAAATATTAAGGCCGGAATCTAAACCTGAGACTGAAAAAGAg GTcaatgaagaggaagagaagagagtaatGGATCCGGATGTGGATATTAGTTGTTATGAAGAGTCACCACACGAGGTGTATAAATTTAGCCTCACCGATTTCGAAGAAGAGATAATGGAAGATGATTACAGAGAAGATATGAAGTGTAGAATGTTGGATGATATAGTGAAGAATTCCGGTCACCGTGTAGAAATATCAAGGCCGGAATATTATAAACCTGAGATTGAAAAacag gtatatgaaaaggaagagaagaaagtaatGGATCCGGATATCTATATTAGATCTTATGAAGAGTCACCAAACGAGGTGTATAAATTTAGCCTCACTgatttggaagaagagataatGGAAAATGACTCCATAGAAGGTGTGAAGTGTAGAATGTTGGATGAAATAATGAAGAAGTCCGGTCaccatttaaaaatatcaagGCCGGAATATAAACCTGAGATTGAAAAACAG GTatatgaagaggaagagaagaaagtaatGGATCCAGATGTGGATATTAGATGTTATGAAGAGTCACCACACGAGGTGTCTAAATTTAGCCTCACCGATTTCGAAGAAGAGATAATGGAAGATGATTACATAGAAGCTTTGAAGTGTAGAATGTTGGATGATATATTGAAGAAGTCCGGTCACCGTTTAGAAATATCAAGGCGGCAATATAATAAACCTGAGATTGAAATAcag gtcaatgaaaaggaagagaagaaagtaatCAATACGGATATGGATATTAGATATGATGATGAGTCACCAGAAGAGGTGGAGACATATTCTAGTCTCacggatgatgaagaagagagaagcaagGAAGATACATCAATGGAAGATGTGAA TCACAAACACGAGGTGTACAAATTTAGCCTCACCGAtatcaaagaagagagaagcaaTGAAGATACATCAATGGAAGATTGTTGCATAGAAGAGGCTCAAGTCGGAAAAGATCAAAGAGTCTTCAGATTCAGAGAAAGtagtgaagagaagagaaaatcctcatcatcaccattatCACCACTAACAGAGTTTAGGGATATGGAGAGTTTGACGTATTACATGAGGCAAAAAGGGATgcatcgaagaagaagaagatcatcaacATCACCACATTGTTGCCATAATGTAGTATACAATGAGTTTAAAGTGacgaaggaagaagaagaggaagaaagacaaagattAACAACCAAACGTGTTCATTCTAAGCTTCATGAATACGAACAATTTTTAACTCagtttaaaaagaagaaggaagaagaaaacgagagACGAAGATTATCACCCAAAGACTTTGAGCCTACGCTTCCTGATTACGACCAAGTGATTACTCGCTTTAGAGTGctggagaaggaagaagaagaaagacgaaGATTAGCAACAAAACATGTTCATCCTAAGCTTCCTGATTACGACCAGATTGCTACTAAGTTTAAACTCCTGAAGGAggtagaaaaagaaagacgAAGATTATTAACCAAACACAGTTCATCCTAA
- a CDS encoding Leucine-rich repeat protein kinase family protein (Leucine-rich repeat protein kinase family protein; FUNCTIONS IN: protein serine/threonine kinase activity, protein kinase activity, kinase activity, ATP binding; INVOLVED IN: protein amino acid phosphorylation; LOCATED IN: endomembrane system; EXPRESSED IN: 17 plant structures; EXPRESSED DURING: 11 growth stages; CONTAINS InterPro DOMAIN/s: Protein kinase, ATP binding site (InterPro:IPR017441), Serine/threonine-protein kinase domain (InterPro:IPR002290), Serine-threonine/tyrosine-protein kinase (InterPro:IPR001245), Serine/threonine-protein kinase, active site (InterPro:IPR008271), Protein kinase-like domain (InterPro:IPR011009), Protein kinase, catalytic domain (InterPro:IPR000719), Tyrosine-protein kinase, catalytic domain (InterPro:IPR020635); BEST Arabidopsis thaliana protein match is: Leucine-rich repeat protein kinase family protein (TAIR:AT1G51860.1); Has 119905 Blast hits to 113754 proteins in 4176 species: Archae - 97; Bacteria - 12538; Metazoa - 41671; Fungi - 9653; Plants - 39014; Viruses - 350; Other Eukaryotes - 16582 (source: NCBI BLink).) yields the protein MKTMNGFLLLSTIAFAVFHLVQAQSQSGFISLDCGLIPKDTTYTEQITNITYISDADYIDSGLTERISDSYKSQLQQQTWTLRSFPEGQRNCYNFNLKANLKYLIRGTFVYGNYDGLNQMPKFDLHIGPNKWTSVILEGVANATIFEIIHVLTQDRLQVCLVKTGQTTPFISSLELRPLNNDTYVTQGGSLMSFARIYFPKTAYFLRYSDDLYDRVWVPFSQNETVSLSTNLPVDTSSNSYNVPQNVANSAIIPAEATHPLNIWWDLQNINAPSYVYMHFAEIQNLKANDIREFNITYNGGQVWESSIRPHNLSITTISSPTALNSSDGFFNFTFTMTTTSTLPPLINALEVYTLVENLLLETYQDEVSAMMNIKKTYGLSKKISWQGDPCSPQIYRWEGLNCLYLDSDQPLITSLNLRTSGLTGIITHDISNLIQLRELDLSDNDLSGEIPDFLADMKMLTLVNLKGNPKLNLTVPDSIKHRINNKSLKLIIDENQSSEKHGIKFPLVAILASVAGVIALLAIFTICVIFKREKQGSGEAPTRVNTEIRSSYQSIETKDRKFTYSEILKMTNNFERVLGKGGYGRVYYGKLDDTEVAVKMLFHSSAEQDYKHFKAEVELLLRVHHRHLVGLVGYCDDGDNFALIYEYMANGDLKENMSGNRSGHVLSWENRMQIAMEAAQGLEYLHNGSRPPMVHRDVKTTNILLNELYQAKLADFGLSRSSPVDGESYVSTIVAGTPGYLDPETNLLSEKTDVYSFGVVLLEIITNQPVIDTTREKAHITDWVGFKLMEGDIRNIIDPKLIKEFDTNGVWKAVELALSCVNPTSNHRPTMPHVVMELKECLDSEIARKQGSQDMFSRDSIELTFSPTGFSPGPR from the exons atgaagactATGAATGGGTTTTTGCTTCTCTCGACTATAGCTTTTGCCGTTTTTCACTTAGTCCAAGCTCAATCTCAATCAG GTTTTATCAGCTTGGATTGTGGACTAATTCCTAAGGACACAACCTATACCGAGCAGATAACGAACATAACATACATATCAGACGCGGATTACATCGATAGTGGATTAACCGAAAGGATCAGTGATTCATACAAGTCACAGCTTCAGCAACAGACTTGGACCTTAAGAAGCTTCCCTGAAGGTCAAAGAAATTGTTACAACTTCAATCTCAAAGCGAATCTCAAATATCTGATTAGAGGAACGTTTGTGTATGGGAATTATGATGGTTTGAATCAAATGCCTAAGTTTGATCTTCATATTGGTCCTAATAAATGGACTTCTGTTATATTGGAAGGAGTAGCAAATGCTACCATCTTCGAGATAATTCATGTCTTAACACAAGACCGTCTCCAAGTTTGTCTTGTCAAAACAGGACAAACGACACCGTTTATATCGTCGTTGGAACTTCGTCCGTTGAACAATGATACTTACGTCACTCAAGGTGGGTCGTTGATGTCCTTTGCCAGAATCTACTTTCCAAAGACTGCATACTTCCTCAG GTATTCTGATGACTTGTATGACCGAGTTTGGGTTCCATTCAGCCAGAATGAAACAGTGTCGTTAAGTACCAATCTACCGGTTGATACAAGTAGCAATTCCTACAATGTGCCTCAAAATGTGGCGAATTCCGCAATTATTCCGGCGGAAGCTACTCATCCTCTCAACATATGGTGGGATCTCCAAAACATCAATGCACCGTCATATGTATACATGCATTTTGCAGAAATCCAAAATCTTAAAGCTAATGACATCAGAGAATTCAACATTACATACAATGGTGGTCAGGTTTGGGAAAGTTCCATTAGACCTCACAATCTCAGCATCACTACAATCTCTAGTCCAACAGCTTTAAATTCTTCAGATGGGTTTTTCAATTTCACTTTTACAATGACCACAACCTCTACTCTTCCTCCACTTATCAATGCCCTCGAGGTTTATACACTTGTAGAAAATTTACTGCTCGAGACATATCAAGATGAAG TTTCTGCTATGATGAAcatcaagaaaacatatgGATTGAGTAAAAAGATAAGTTGGCAAGGAGATCCATGTTCTCCTCAAATATATAGATGGGAAGGTCTGAATTGCCTTTATTTGGACTCTGATCAACCTCTGATCACATCATT GAACTTGAGAACGAGTGGATTGACCGGTATCATAACACATGATATATCTAATCTAATACAATTGAGGGAACT AGATTTATCAGATAATGATTTATCCGGAGAGATTCCAGATTTTCTTGCTGATATGAAGATGTTGACACTAGT AAACTTAAAAGGAAACCCGAAGCTCAACCTCACAGTTCCAGATTCTATTAAGCATAGgataaacaacaaatctttaaaactaat TATAGATGAAAACCAGAGTAGTGAAAAACACGGTATAAAGTTTCCTTTGGTTGCTATCTTAGCATCAGTGGCTGGTGTGATCGCATTACTAGCTATCTTTACCATATGTgtcatttttaaaagagaaaaacaggGAAGTGGTGAAG CTCCAACTAGGGTTAATACTGAGATCAGATCATCCTATCAATCAATCGAAACAAAGGATCGAAAATTTACGTATTCCGAGATACTAAAGATGACGAATAACTTTGAGAGAGTTCTTGGTAAAGGAGGATATGGAAGAGTGTATTATGGAAAATTGGATGATACTGAAGTAGCTGTGAAAATGCTCTTTCATTCCTCAGCTGAACAAGATTATAAACATTTCAAAGCAGAG GTTGAACTACTTTTAAGAGTCCACCATAGACATTTGGTGGGACTTGTTGGTTACTGTGATGATGGAGATAACTTTGCCTTGATTTATGAATACATGGCAAATGGAGACTTGAAGGAGAATATGTCTG GAAACCGCAGTGGACATGTTCTAAGTTGGGAAAACAGAATGCAAATAGCTATGGAGGCAGCACAAG GATTGGAGTATCTACATAATGGAAGTAGACCACCTATGGTCCATAGAGATGTGAAAACTACTAACATTTTATTGAATGAGCTGTATCAAGCGAAACTAGCTGATTTTGGGCTCTCTAGATCTTCCCCGGTGGATGGTGAATCTTATGTATCAACAATCGTTGCCGGAACACCTGGTTACTTAGACCCTGA AACAAACTTGTTAAGCGAGAAGACTGATGTGTACAGCTTTGGGGTAGTTTTATTAGAAATCATCACAAACCAGCCTGTGATTGATACAACCCGCGAGAAAGCGCATATTACAGATTGGGTTGGATTTAAGCTCATGGAAGGAGACATTAGGAATATTATTGACCCGAAACTGATTAAGGAATTTGATACAAACGGTGTGTGGAAGGCTGTGGAGTTGGCTTTGTCTTGTGTAAACCCTACGTCAAACCATAGACCGACGATGCCACATGTTGTGATGGAGCTAAAAGAGTGTCTGGACTCTGAGATTGCCAGGAAACAAGGTAGTCAAGACATGTTTTCTAGAGATTCTATTGAATTAACCTTCTCTCCTACTGGATTCTCACCTGGACCGAGGTGA
- a CDS encoding uncharacterized protein (LOCATED IN: endomembrane system; BEST Arabidopsis thaliana protein match is: cryptdin protein-related (TAIR:AT1G51915.1); Has 22 Blast hits to 22 proteins in 3 species: Archae - 0; Bacteria - 0; Metazoa - 0; Fungi - 0; Plants - 22; Viruses - 0; Other Eukaryotes - 0 (source: NCBI BLink).), with protein sequence MANERSSSILFLSVLVLVLVFSPTLQCQAARVHLDVEGHMLLRAPVPIRFCPACACCAPAPKGSCCPCRCTNNPQRM encoded by the exons ATGGCAAACGAGCGATCAAGCTCAATCCTCTTCCTTTCTGTTCTTGTACTTGTTTTGGTCTTCTCTCCTACACTTCAATGTCAAGCAGCTCGAGTGCATCTCGATG tTGAAGGGCATATGCTGCTGAGAGCACCAGTGCCAATTCGGTTTTGCCCTGCTTGTGCGTGTTGTGCACCGGCTCCAAAAGGTTCTTGCTGCCCATGCCGATGCACCAACAATCCCCAAAGGATGTGA
- a CDS encoding cryptdin protein-like protein (cryptdin protein-related; FUNCTIONS IN: molecular_function unknown; INVOLVED IN: biological_process unknown; LOCATED IN: endomembrane system; EXPRESSED IN: petal, male gametophyte, flower; EXPRESSED DURING: L mature pollen stage, 4 anthesis, petal differentiation and expansion stage; BEST Arabidopsis thaliana protein match is: unknown protein (TAIR:AT3G21352.1); Has 27 Blast hits to 27 proteins in 5 species: Archae - 0; Bacteria - 0; Metazoa - 0; Fungi - 0; Plants - 27; Viruses - 0; Other Eukaryotes - 0 (source: NCBI BLink).), with protein sequence MATERFSTMLISVLVLALVLSPILPCQATRAHLDAETRMLRRVCPSCVCCAPAPRGACCPCRCPKNP encoded by the exons ATGGCCACCGAGCGATTCTCAACCATGCTCATTTCCGTTCTCGTACTTGCTTTGGTCTTATCTCCAATCCTTCCATGTCAAGCAACTCGAGCGCATCTAGATG cTGAAACGCGTATGCTGAGGCGCGTGTGTCCTTCGTGTGTGTGTTGTGCACCGGCTCCACGAGGTGCTTGCTGCCCATGTCGATGCCCCAAAAATCCCTAA
- a CDS encoding uncharacterized protein (unknown protein; FUNCTIONS IN: molecular_function unknown; INVOLVED IN: biological_process unknown; LOCATED IN: endomembrane system; EXPRESSED IN: stem, stamen; EXPRESSED DURING: 4 anthesis; Has 22 Blast hits to 22 proteins in 5 species: Archae - 0; Bacteria - 0; Metazoa - 0; Fungi - 0; Plants - 22; Viruses - 0; Other Eukaryotes - 0 (source: NCBI BLink).): MASFHSGKSIFLKLFVLFLLLVLPLSQSNATRIPRAPISSRRPICPACVCCEPAPLGSCCRCCASPIVTQTHHHSQSP; the protein is encoded by the exons ATGGCGTCGTTTCACAGTGGAAAATCCATCTTCTTGAAGCTCTTTGTCTTGTTTCTGCTACTTGTTCTTCCCTTGTCTCAAAGCAACGCTACTCGTATCCCAAGAG CTCCTATTAGCTCGAGAAGACCGATTTGCCCTGCTTGTGTGTGTTGTGAGCCAGCTCCGCTAGGAAGTTGCTGCAGATGTTGTGCATCTCCTATTGTCACTCAAACTCATCACCACTCTCAATCTCCATGA
- a CDS encoding RING/U-box superfamily protein (RING/U-box superfamily protein; FUNCTIONS IN: zinc ion binding; LOCATED IN: endomembrane system; CONTAINS InterPro DOMAIN/s: Zinc finger, RING-type (InterPro:IPR001841), Zinc finger, C3HC4 RING-type (InterPro:IPR018957); BEST Arabidopsis thaliana protein match is: RING/U-box superfamily protein (TAIR:AT5G41450.1); Has 8601 Blast hits to 8582 proteins in 272 species: Archae - 0; Bacteria - 0; Metazoa - 2188; Fungi - 755; Plants - 4482; Viruses - 20; Other Eukaryotes - 1156 (source: NCBI BLink).) produces the protein MDTIDEILIGFSIIGLIVIVIANCCDNIDPPPTRLPPETIHQTVQPQQDIETGQSKALVFKDIKEEEGGREEEGGGKRFCPICLEEYEDDHQIRRLRNCGHVFHLLCIDSWLTQKQNCPSCRRSVDLMSLGL, from the coding sequence ATGGATACTATTGACGAAATTCTCATTGGTTTCTCCATCATCGGCTTGATCGTCATCGTGATTGCTAACTGTTGCGACAATATAGATCCCCCTCCCACGAGATTACCTCCCGAGACAATCCATCAAACTGTACAGCCTCAACAAGACATTGAAACCGGACAGAGCAAAGCCCTAGTGTTCAAAgatatcaaagaagaagaaggaggaagagaagaagaaggtggtgGTAAACGTTTTTGTCCAATTTGTTTGGAAGAGTACGAGGATGATCATCAGATTAGGCGTTTAAGAAACTGTGGACatgtttttcatcttttgtgtATTGATTCTTGGCTtacacagaaacaaaactgtCCAAGTTGTCGCCGTTCTGTTGATTTGATGAGTTTAGGTCTTTAG